A part of Rhipicephalus microplus isolate Deutch F79 chromosome 8, USDA_Rmic, whole genome shotgun sequence genomic DNA contains:
- the LOC142768539 gene encoding uncharacterized protein LOC142768539 has protein sequence MAAVDLDRLDSRLSRLQADQLYCLDGDSSLGIPKITGRSVPGAIADIRACISAMEDTNERLQRLCGIYTCLMLKKAIGPWVLYRVENAEGDQQDSLFHRFSWEVHSKPVPAESLSISKELTQGCALVTQSGGTGHDVYCFAFFTSSRWVAVYRPPEGNSDGVRQVLGRTFGVDPKELERGEYFNQDMAYEAAMLMDIVGER, from the coding sequence ATGGCAGCTGTAGACTTGGACAGGCTGGACTCCCGACTGTCCCGCCtgcaagccgatcagctgtattGCCTGGACGGCGACAGTTCTCTTGGCATCCCGAAGATCACGGGAAGGTCCGTTCCGGGCGCCATCGCCGATATTCGCGCGTGCATCTCTGCTATGGAAGACACGAATGAGCGTCTCCAGCGTCTGTGCGGCATCTACACGTGCCTCATGCTTAAGAAGGCGATTGGTCCCTGGGTTCTCTATCGCGTCGAGAACGCGGAAGGCGACCAGCAGGACTCCCTTTTCCACCGCTTCTCGTGGGAGGTGCATTCGAAGCCCGTCCCCGCTGAATCGTTGTCTATAAGCAAAGAACTCACTCAAGGATGTGCGCTGGTTACGCAAAGCGGAGGCACCGGCCACGACGTCTACTGCTTCGCTTTCTTTACATCATCGCGGTGGGTGGCAGTCTACAGACCACCAGAAGGCAATTCTGATGGAGTGCGTCAGGTTCTCGGCCGTACTTTCGGCGTTGATCCTAAGGAGCTCGAGCGAGGCGAGTACTTCAACCAGGATATGGCTTACGAGGCGGCCATGTTGATGGATATTGTCGGAGAACGCTGA